In Heptranchias perlo isolate sHepPer1 chromosome 7, sHepPer1.hap1, whole genome shotgun sequence, a genomic segment contains:
- the tmem37 gene encoding voltage-dependent calcium channel gamma-like subunit isoform X1, whose translation MTKKAWLEVAEEAQEKLQRTKTGTSVLDAFIRSLIILCTAIAVVLSSISVCDGHWLFVDRKIFGLWYFCTLEHDRKPQCTTDFSVAEVDGLYVGLVFTRIIVTFAVVLAMFGLEMLITSQVCQDAYSRRKWAYGSGLVLLAFFMTSAGVLTFAIQLWNYITFTGFSLAYWCAFIAAFLFFLNSISGLHIYSLTSSVKDNSADI comes from the coding sequence GCACAAGAAAAACTCCAACGCACGAAGACTGGAACATCAGTACTGGATGCATTTATCAGGAGTCTGATAATTCTCTGCACAGCAATAGCGGTTGTTCTATCCTCCATTTCTGTGTGTGATGGTCACTGGCTGTTTGTAGACAGGAAGATATTTGGACTCTGGTATTTCTGCACTTTAGAGCATGACCGCAAGCCTCAATGTACAACAGATTTCAGTGTTGCTGAGGTTGATGGTTTATACGTTGGACTAGTTTTCACAAGGATCATCGTCACTTTTGCTGTGGTGCTGGCAATGTTTGGTCTGGAAATGCTAATCACCTCTCAGGTTTGTCAAGATGCCTACTCCAGGCGCAAGTGGGCATATGGTTCAGGGCTGGTTCTCCTGGCTTTCTTCATGACTTCTGCTGGTGTGCTGACCTTTGCCATTCAGTTATGGAACTATATTACGTTCACAGGCTTCAGTTTAGCGTACTGGTGCGCATTCATTGCAGCTTTCCTTTTTTTCCTCAATAGTATTAGTGGTCTTCACATTTACAGCCTGACATCTTCAGTTAAAGATAATTCAGCAGATATATGA
- the tmem37 gene encoding voltage-dependent calcium channel gamma-like subunit isoform X2 codes for MKTALLLKAQEKLQRTKTGTSVLDAFIRSLIILCTAIAVVLSSISVCDGHWLFVDRKIFGLWYFCTLEHDRKPQCTTDFSVAEVDGLYVGLVFTRIIVTFAVVLAMFGLEMLITSQVCQDAYSRRKWAYGSGLVLLAFFMTSAGVLTFAIQLWNYITFTGFSLAYWCAFIAAFLFFLNSISGLHIYSLTSSVKDNSADI; via the coding sequence GCACAAGAAAAACTCCAACGCACGAAGACTGGAACATCAGTACTGGATGCATTTATCAGGAGTCTGATAATTCTCTGCACAGCAATAGCGGTTGTTCTATCCTCCATTTCTGTGTGTGATGGTCACTGGCTGTTTGTAGACAGGAAGATATTTGGACTCTGGTATTTCTGCACTTTAGAGCATGACCGCAAGCCTCAATGTACAACAGATTTCAGTGTTGCTGAGGTTGATGGTTTATACGTTGGACTAGTTTTCACAAGGATCATCGTCACTTTTGCTGTGGTGCTGGCAATGTTTGGTCTGGAAATGCTAATCACCTCTCAGGTTTGTCAAGATGCCTACTCCAGGCGCAAGTGGGCATATGGTTCAGGGCTGGTTCTCCTGGCTTTCTTCATGACTTCTGCTGGTGTGCTGACCTTTGCCATTCAGTTATGGAACTATATTACGTTCACAGGCTTCAGTTTAGCGTACTGGTGCGCATTCATTGCAGCTTTCCTTTTTTTCCTCAATAGTATTAGTGGTCTTCACATTTACAGCCTGACATCTTCAGTTAAAGATAATTCAGCAGATATATGA